One segment of Castanea sativa cultivar Marrone di Chiusa Pesio chromosome 3, ASM4071231v1 DNA contains the following:
- the LOC142628656 gene encoding serine/threonine-protein phosphatase 7 long form homolog, protein MQIHQYARCYILALLGDKLFMDKSRDRVHLMFLAFLRDLRDPPQYSWGSGCLAWLYRELCRASEKGASQIGGACTLVQWVRVPSSKSRPSGMALIHYREQLVRIQPDQPYEADFGHLPDFCVVGRDTWTARVLLVCFCIVEIHHPDRVLRQFELAQERPDHVVYDERLHRIDLRGKVEKNWREEHGPYILTWDERRQQLCHAPPQTGEMLRDHDYYRWYRPVTRKYVDHNSAKLDISIESHLALLEMLLVGSRAHNHVRRVLNDLAGLGGGPARNGEANNGHETESADIATPSTSAAPVRTPTCATAARGHGRPATASPSTSATRGHGRPATTSRRTSAARGRGRCAITARVVSSPEIPAPIPHASLQPEVPPPMVDASPQPEVPSPTPPS, encoded by the exons ATGCAGATACACCAGTATGCTcggtgctatattttagcgcTGCTAGGGGATAAGcttttcatggacaagtcgAGAGATAGGGTGCATTTGATGTTCTTGGCGTTCCTGCGTGACCTTCGTGATCCGCCacagtatagttggggtagtggttgctTGGCCTGGTTGTACAGAGAGTTGTGTCGGGCAAGTGAGAAAGGGGCATCGCAGATTGGTGGGGCATGCACattggtcca gtgggtgcgggtgccaagCTCGAAGAGTAGGCCATCCGGCATGGCCTTGATCCACTATCGcgagcaattagttagaattCAGCCGGACCAA CCATACGAGGCAGACTTCGGCCACCTTCCTGACTTTTGCGTTGTAGGGAGAGATACGTGGACGGCAAGGGTgctacttgtgtgtttttgcatagtagagaTACACCACCCAGATCGTGTCCTTCGTCAGTTTGAGTTGGCGCAAGAGCGGCCCGACCATGTTGTGTACGATGAAAGACTGCATAGAATAGACTTGCGTGGGAAGGTGGAGaagaattggagggaggagcatgGACCGTATATCCTTACATGGGATGAGAGACGACAACAActttgccatgcacctcctcagACTGGTGAGATGCTTCGCGATCATGACTATTACCGCTGGTACCGTCCAGTCACTCGAAAGTATGTAGACCACAACAGCGCAAAATTAGATATATCG ATTGAAAGCCATTTAGCGCTGTTGGAGATGCTTCTTGTAGGCAGCCGAGCCCACAACCATGTCCGACGCGTCTTAAATGATCTGGCTGGGCTTGGTGGTGGTCCTGCACGAAATGGAGAGGCAAACAATGGGCATGAGACTGAATCAGCAGATATTGCAACCCCAAGCACAAGCGCAGCACCTGTACGTACACCGACCTGTGCTACTGCAGCTAGGGGCCATGGTAGGCCTGCTacagcaagcccaagcacaagcgcAACTAGGGGCCATGGTCGGCCTGCTACAACAAGCCGAAGGACAAgtgcagctaggggccgtggtcggtGTGCAATAACCGCTCGGGTTGTAAGTAGTCCTGAGATACCTGCACCCATCCCGCACGCATCTCTCCAGCCTGAGGTCCCTCCACCCATGGTAGATGCATCTCCTCAGCCCgaggtcccttcacccaccccacctTCATAG